The Clostridium septicum genome contains a region encoding:
- a CDS encoding PTS transporter subunit EIIC: MTNQEIAKLLVDFVGGKENIKSVSNCMTRCRLELKDSSKADIQGIKNSEGALGVVEVKGQLQVIYGPGKSNKVTEEVKKIVGQPVVIGKEAVIKTKAELKEKNNTKFKNSLRKIGNIFIPLIPLFVACGLVLAINNIAGVYFGEVYKETTAAQIIGLIGNGVFAILPILVGVNAAKEFGSQMPMMGGVLGGILSSSALANINLFGKELTPGRGGIISVILVVLLASFVEKYCRKVVPDILDLFVTPLVTLTISVLAALFILQPVGGFISDGIGTIVAETVASDNMIVAIFSGALSGGLFLPLVMTGMHQALTPIHADLIANVGYTVLLPILATAGMAQVGATLAVVKKTKNKGLKKTAKNGLVPGFLGIGEPLIYGVTLPLGKPFLGACLGAAVGGATMAALKVGAVAMGVSGLPLALLISDGKMFVFLIGVLVSYIAGYIFTALLGFEDPVDEE, translated from the coding sequence ATGACAAATCAAGAAATTGCAAAACTGCTAGTTGATTTTGTTGGTGGAAAGGAAAATATCAAGTCCGTTAGTAATTGTATGACTCGTTGCAGATTGGAGCTTAAAGATTCTTCTAAAGCTGATATTCAAGGAATTAAAAATTCGGAAGGAGCTTTAGGTGTTGTTGAGGTTAAGGGGCAGTTGCAGGTTATTTATGGTCCTGGAAAGTCTAATAAGGTAACAGAAGAAGTTAAAAAGATTGTTGGGCAACCAGTGGTTATAGGTAAGGAAGCTGTTATTAAAACTAAAGCTGAATTAAAGGAAAAAAATAATACTAAGTTTAAAAATTCTCTTAGGAAAATAGGAAATATTTTTATTCCATTAATTCCTTTATTCGTAGCATGTGGTTTAGTGCTTGCAATAAATAATATAGCTGGTGTTTATTTTGGGGAAGTTTATAAGGAAACAACAGCAGCACAAATTATTGGTCTTATAGGAAATGGTGTATTTGCCATTTTACCAATATTAGTTGGTGTAAATGCAGCTAAGGAATTTGGTTCTCAAATGCCAATGATGGGTGGAGTTCTTGGTGGTATTTTATCATCATCAGCTCTTGCAAATATAAATCTTTTTGGAAAGGAATTAACTCCAGGTAGAGGCGGTATTATATCTGTAATTTTAGTAGTTTTATTAGCTTCTTTTGTTGAGAAGTATTGTAGGAAGGTTGTTCCTGATATTTTAGATTTATTTGTAACTCCATTAGTTACACTTACTATTTCTGTTTTGGCAGCATTATTTATTTTACAACCAGTAGGCGGATTTATATCTGATGGTATAGGAACTATAGTAGCTGAAACTGTAGCTTCTGATAATATGATAGTTGCAATTTTCTCAGGAGCATTATCAGGTGGGTTATTCTTACCTCTTGTTATGACAGGAATGCATCAAGCATTAACTCCAATACATGCTGATTTAATAGCTAATGTTGGATATACAGTATTACTTCCAATTTTAGCAACAGCAGGTATGGCTCAAGTTGGAGCAACATTGGCAGTAGTTAAGAAAACTAAAAATAAAGGTTTAAAGAAAACTGCAAAGAATGGATTAGTACCAGGATTTTTAGGAATAGGAGAACCTTTAATATATGGTGTAACTCTTCCACTTGGAAAACCTTTCTTAGGAGCTTGTCTAGGAGCAGCTGTAGGCGGTGCAACAATGGCAGCACTTAAAGTTGGAGCAGTAGCTATGGGAGTTTCAGGTTTACCTTTAGCTTTATTAATTTCAGATGGGAAGATGTTTGTATTTTTAATAGGTGTATTAGTATCTTATATAGCCGGATATATTTTTACTGCATTATTAGGTTTTGAAGATCCTGTTGATGAAGAATAA
- a CDS encoding DUF871 domain-containing protein, giving the protein MAKGISIYFGLDYTLEKNLEYLDIANNYGFKEVFTSLHIPEMDYSEVVREFCLVVDKASALGMDITADISPKVFKFIGIEDDYEYFKRLGVKSIRLDFGYDINKIAKLSNNSYGLEIDLNASTITLDDLKKLKELGANFNNIKCTHNYYPKKYTGLGEDYFINQNKILKSYGLKVAAFVPSNNQRRGPIYDGLPTLECHRLGSAEMSWNHLIALGVDDIYFSDAYCSIDEIKSVAKLSDECVTLRVKTDKNITEKEKAILFGNIHCNRVDYSDVVIRSATVRGQDVKARKNDSYSYSGGMVTIDNELYKRYCGEVQIFIRDVKVDERSNVVCEVIKEDLYLLKHIKGNTKFIFVEV; this is encoded by the coding sequence ATGGCTAAAGGAATATCAATTTATTTTGGATTAGATTATACGTTAGAAAAAAACTTAGAGTATTTAGATATTGCTAATAATTATGGCTTTAAGGAAGTATTTACATCTCTTCATATTCCAGAAATGGATTATTCAGAGGTAGTAAGAGAGTTTTGCCTTGTGGTAGATAAAGCCTCAGCATTAGGAATGGATATAACAGCAGATATATCACCAAAGGTATTTAAATTTATTGGAATAGAAGATGACTATGAATACTTTAAAAGGCTTGGAGTAAAAAGTATAAGGTTAGATTTTGGATATGATATAAATAAAATTGCAAAGCTTAGCAATAATTCCTATGGGTTAGAAATAGATTTAAATGCTAGTACTATAACTTTAGATGATTTAAAAAAGCTTAAGGAATTAGGGGCTAATTTTAATAATATAAAATGTACTCATAATTATTATCCTAAAAAGTACACAGGCCTAGGAGAGGATTATTTTATAAATCAAAACAAAATTTTAAAAAGTTATGGATTAAAAGTGGCAGCATTTGTACCTTCTAATAATCAAAGAAGAGGTCCTATATATGATGGACTTCCTACATTAGAGTGTCATAGATTAGGAAGTGCGGAAATGTCTTGGAATCATCTTATAGCTTTAGGTGTTGATGATATTTACTTTTCAGATGCTTATTGCAGTATAGATGAAATAAAATCTGTGGCTAAGTTAAGTGATGAGTGTGTAACTTTAAGAGTTAAAACAGATAAAAATATAACTGAAAAAGAAAAGGCAATATTATTTGGAAATATTCATTGTAATAGAGTAGATTATTCTGATGTTGTAATAAGATCAGCTACAGTTAGAGGACAAGATGTAAAAGCTAGGAAAAATGATTCTTATAGTTATAGTGGTGGAATGGTTACTATAGATAATGAATTATATAAAAGGTATTGCGGTGAAGTTCAAATTTTTATTAGAGATGTAAAGGTAGATGAAAGAAGCAATGTAGTTTGTGAAGTTATAAAGGAAGATTTATATTTATTAAAGCATATAAAAGGAAATACAAAATTTATATTTGTAGAAGTTTAG